CCAGCAACACCACgagtggatggaggagatcttcGCCTCACCGTATGCTATCAACCAGATCACTCCGGTCTCATTGGGCCTGGGCCGGAAAGGAGAGCTGGAGTCGTTGACGGCGGGATTCTTCGATGCACCCGTTGGACCTGCCAATGGAGAGACGAAGGATGCCAACGCGTCAAGTCAAGCcgcagagaagatggagcCTGCTAAGGCAGAGGAATTCGCTGACCGTGTCGCTAAGAAGGTCGCTGACATGACagctgagattgagaagctgaagaagcgcCATGCGCGTCGTATGGAGAAGTTTAACCGCACCTCGCTGTTGAAGGACGCAGAACTCCGGCTCCGGGAAGCCGCAACAGACCCTGCAGAGACTGGCACAGAGACATGGAGGTTGGAAGGTCGTGTTGTGATGCCttcggaagaagatgactcACAGGCTCCTCAAGTAGAGAACCCGACCAAGTACAAGGTTGACGACATCGTacgggaggtggagaaatCGTGGCAACGACAGATCGTACCGGAGCCCAAGATCTCTTGCGTGCAGAAAGGTGGTCTGCTGGAAAAGATTGAGCCTGAGCAGAAACCCGAACCCCAAGCGGAAGGTGACATTGATATGGAGAACGCCGACAGTCACTTCCTTGACCAACTGGGCTCACCCTCTGCCGCTGGGGCCgttcctgcttcttccaccacccaagAACCAGCAGCAACGACAGCCGCACCCGCCATTCCTCCCACAACCAGTGTACCTTCTGGAGGCGTACCCGTGCCACCGCAGCCACAGCCCACCGCCGACGCTACGCAGCAGGGTACGTCTCTCGATATCGACATGGATATGGGCGACGGACAGGCGACGAACACGGCCGCTGGGGAAACAGGCGACTGGGTGATGGTCAacgacgagaagaaggatcagCCTGCTGGCGGTGATAGCTCCCTACCGGGCATCAGCACCCCGGGTAGTGGCATCCAAGGCCTGACACCCGGCAACGGAGGGAGTGCCGGGGACTCTGCGCTGGACGGGGCCAACTTCGATTTCACGAATATGGATAGCGCAGGCGATGCGCTCGCAGCGTACACCGAGCAGAATGAAGGGCTGGATCTCCCGGGCCTGGAGAACTCGGCGTTTGGTGATGCATTCCACGCATCGGATAACGAGAACACCCATCACCACGATGCGGACGACATGGCTTAGGATTGCTGATCGCTGGGTTTCGGGAATTCCTTGGGGTGGGGGACACGGTGTTTGCGGTGCTCTTGTAACCAATAATTGGCGCTGggtttgctttgcttgagcCCTTTCCGTGTAGAGAGAGGGGTTGTGAATGAGATTGCTCCAATACCTATTAAGCAGCATTGTTAATCCTTGTATACTAAAGTAGGTGGTGTCCGATCTCGGAGGTATGAGGAGTTAACCATCTGCACGTCAAAGCTGATTCTGCGCCTTGACTAGGTCGTAGCTCAGATCAAGGCTTTGTACCGACCATGCAGGGCCGATGGAGAAGTCACCAGACCAACTTAGCAACATATGTACATTGTCCTAACCCATACTTATcccacttccacttccactccctccacctTTATCCCCATCTTTATCTCTGTCTCCCGGAACCATTCCAAAAAACACCTCGCTGCACCCATGACAAAAGTTCATGTAGAAACTAGCACCACCGCAGATATGATGCGCCCACCCGATGTCCAATAACCCTCATATCATCCGTCTAAGTGACGCTATCACCGGGCCCGACCATCCGCATGACAGGTTACCCCGGTCAAGTGATTCCCGCATGGCTATCAAATGTACAATGTATATAGAAAACATGGGTATCTCCCTCCGAgtctttctcttttgctcTCTTTTTGGAATGTCTTTACTCTGTGTTGTCTACAATAATgatacctactacttacaaTTTACATTTCCCCAAGAAGTAAGGCCTATCGATATCCTACCAGCTATACTATACATACTATACACTCAACCCACACTTCTGCATCCAAATCCCACACCATaaacccaaagaagaagaataagaaagagaagaatgtgcctcccacccctctccgactccctctccctccccaagcTCCTCAATCTAAACCTcgactcttcctcctcccgatcctcctctccctcaccaccaccacgattCCAcgatcgccatcatcaccaccatagtagccaccaccaccacttccgcAGACGACGAAGATCCAACAGCTCATGCAGCACCTGCAGCGACaccaccagctccagctccactacgacctccatctccatccgccCCCCACCGCGAAGCTaccacccccctcaaccGTCTCGCaagcctccgcctccacctgCTCTTCAAGAGCGGGAGCGAAATTCCTACCGAGCAAGTCGGAGTAAGGTTCGAGATGTTGAGGAGACGTTCATCCCGCTGCCGCCAGCGAGGCCTGTCAGGATTGCGAGGCCGTGGCCGCGGCCGAGATtaccgcctccgcctccgccggtGGTGATTGATGtcagggagagagagagggagttCTGTCGGTTGCCGgatgtggaggcggaggaggtggagtgTGTGGGGGTTTTTGAGCCTGAGGAGGAGcgggagagggtggaggagtgggTGGTtatgagggagagaggggggtggaggagacctagtggtggtggtattgttAGTAGGGAACGGGGGAGGTGGAAGGAGGtagttgaggatgaggaagtggatgaggaggtggatagaggggaggaggatagtaGGAGGAAGGTCAGGGTTGAGTATATTCGGGCTCGATAGTGGAGCGGTGCTGTGTTTGTGGTGTTTTGGCTCAAGTATATAGATTCGTTTTGCATATGCGGTTCATTTACTCAGATATCATGACTCTTGCTTGGCTTCCTCTTGGGGCAGTCCTGTCGCTCTATGCACTATGAGATACTCGTTATACTTCACGTCTACTGTATAGAGTTCAACGAGCAACTAACTTCCCTCTCCCATGGAACCATCGCGATGCATCATGGCTGGGCTGTACTGCAACCGGCCGATGACCTCAATGCCCATCCGTGTCCTCCGCATGACGTCACGGTCTTTTGTCCAGAGGGTTCTTTTTGTTCAGATgcaagaaataattaaaccATTGATCAATGCCATTTATCCCTCGTGCCCCACGAAATTGATCTATCAATGAACCGATCGTGGGTTGATTGGTATAGCTACTGCAACTAATTGTCGATCATCGGATAGGATCTGCCATCCGTCCGTTCCAGAAGAACGTATCATTCGAGGAAGGTGCAATCCTTTCTCTATCATTGTTAGCTCGTCGTACCTGTTTTAAACTACCTTGTGTTACATTGAATTGTGAGAGTTGGCACTGTGGATAACCTAGTTAGTTCGCAATCATGTATATCGATCCCGTCTCTGCAGGCACATTATACTGTGATACTGACCAGCTTAGGAATCGCAACCTCTCccacagaaggagaagctcatTGACTGCTCGTCCCCGGTTCCGCTTCTCTACGCTGCGCGGCTTTCAGCAGCCCGAGCTGAGCAAGAAGCTGAACCAGGTCATCAAGAACGAGAATGCTGCTATTGGTGCTCATGAGAAGGCTAGTCGCGAGCGCGTGTCTATTGCATCCCAGCTGTCCGAATGGGGTGAATGGACTGAAGACGATGCTGTCGCCGATATCACCGACAAGTTTGCTGTCCTGATGGCCGAGATTGGCGAACAGGAGGATACCTTCGCTCAGTATCTCGAGGAATACCGCATTGTGCTGAAGCAAATTCGCGACACGGAGAACTCGGTCCAGCCGTCCCGCGACCAGCGGGCCAAGATTGCAGATGAGATCCAGAGACTCAAGTGGAAGGAGCCACATAGCCATAAGATCGATACCCTGGAACAGGAGTTGGTCAGGGCGGAGGCTCAGAGTCTCGTTGCTGAGGCGCAGTTGACTAATGTGGTAAGTATTGAGATCAATGCAGCATGCAATATCGCAGAAGCTAAAGTTCGAGTTTAGACCAGGTCGAAGCTCAAGGAGGCATTAGACATCCACACTGCTGCGGTCATTGAACGAAACGAGAAACAGATCTTGCTTGCTCGTCATGCGCGCCGCGTTCTGGAACAGCTGGACGACACCCCGGTCGTTCCTGGTGACTCCCCACGCGAGTACGATCGCACATCTTCTACGAGAAAAATCCTCGAGGAGGCTGAGAATGATCTCCGTTCTTGGGAGAGCACCACTGTGCCTATCCAGAGTGCGGCAGGGGAGCTCCCGGACAGTACCCTTTTGCCAACTGCCGCCCGTAGAGCTACCAATGGTCGCGCATCATATGCGGCTGACACAGCGGTCTCGGACTCTGTGCGGGACGTCAATGGTTCTGCGGAACCTTCTTATGTCAATGGCGCTGGTCATGAGAGATATACAAACGGCACTGGCGTGGAGCAATATGCCAATGGTACAGGCCAGGAGCGATACGTTAATGGCTCTGGCCAAGAACGATATGTCAACGGCACTGGCCAGGAAAGATATGTCAATGGGAACGCTGCAGAGCGACAAGTCAATGGAGGTGGCCGGGAGCAGTATACTAATGGTACCACCACAGGGGCCTATGCCAATGGAGGCAATGCGCGATATGTCGAGGGAGTCGCGCCGGAAGAGTATGTGGATCGAAGTGCCACAGAAGAATATGCTGGCCGTTCTCAGGAGCAGAGCGCCACCGGTGTGACTGAAGAGCAATATAGCAGCCGTGCTCAAGAGCCGGTCGCCGCCAGTGCTGGCGAGGAGCGATACCCTGGTCGCCCTCTAGGACAGGTTTTCACTAGCGCTGCCGATGAGCGGTATGCCACCGGTGGCACAGAGGGGCCATCAGTCTCCGCTGTTGAGGAGCAGATCACTCCTACTGCTGCACAGGACATATACTCCAGCCAGACAGGCCGAGATCAGGTGGCAGATGGATCTGTCCGGGAGGAAACTCTGAAaacagaggaggaagagggagtgcGACGAGCACCAGACCCACGCCTCTCATACACCTCACGAGGCTCCGAAGCTCCGCAAATAATCAGCCCAGTCCCGGTGCAGGCTCATCCTGTGGCGGTCCCCATCTGAGCTGAGGACTGGGGGTAGTGTATTGGTTTCTAGCTGTGCTCGTTATTTGTAATTGTAGTTCTAGTACGTACAGTATTTGGCTTATATGTATAGCCGCTCTAAAACTGGGAGCCCTGACACAATACCGTCAGCGGGTGGCTGTTATTGTAACTAGTTGAGCAAATATGAAGTTACATACAAAGTAATAGCATAGGAACTAGATAATTGGTGGAGGGTCATCACGTGATCCAGGCGGCCAGCGTGACGCGGACGCCGGCTTGGGAGCTCCAAAGCATCATCTCAGAGCTCCGAGCTGCacccgccatcgccatctccctcttccatcttccctctcgcACCCAACATTATCCTCCAGAATATCTCTCCTCGTTGCTTCCTTGAATCTACCAACACATCTTGCACAACATGGATAAATTGGTCGCTCAATACTCCCGCCCGCCGCATCAGAATGAGTTCTACTCAGAGCAAGAGCAGCGGGACCTCACAGAGAGCCTTCCTCCGCTCTCTCTGAAGTTCAACCTGCCTCCTGTTGATAACGTGAGATATACACCTTGTGAAGTTGCTTGTCTGGGGTCAGGTTGTGGAAAAGTTACAGCTACCTAAGATTGGGCTGAACACCGGACCGACACTCCTACATGCCTCTTACCAATCGCGGAACCAGTGGCTGACATCTTTCTGTATCTCCAGTCTAGAGCCTTCCTCCGTGCTATGACCGATGACCACTCGAATCCCAGCTGCCCCATCAAACTTGCCCATGGAACGACGACACTGGCCTTCCGATTCCAGGGCGGAATTGTATGCCGTCATCACTGCCTCCGCCACGTCTCGCACTGACCATCGTTCTCCTAGATCGTCGCTACGGATTCAAGAGCTACTGCTGGAAACTGGATTGCGAGTCAGACAGTCAAGAAGGTTATCCCGGTTTCGCGGTTGAGCCGCGGGGAGGACAAGCCGTCAAATGAGCCCACTCCCGGCCTTTTGGGCACCATGGCCGGAGGTGCTGCGGTATGTGCTATCCTTGTGGAGAAATTCGTGCTCTATGTTAGGGTTATGAACTAGTATGAATAGCTGATGACCGGTCATAGGATTGCCAATACTGGTTGAGATATCTGAGCCAGCAATGCACACTTCACGGCAAGTTCAATTATCCACTGTTTCCAAGAAATTCATTAACATAAGACAGAAATCCGTCACAAGCGCCGTATCACTGTCGCCGCTGCGTCGAAGATTCTCGCCAACCTGACATATGCCTACAAGGGAATGGGTCTGAGCATGGGAACGATGTTAGCAGGAGTACGTGAACCCTTCCCATAAACATTATGCATCGATGCCCAATCTAACTCACGACTCTAGATGACGCCCCAAGAAGGACCCGCTCTCTACTACATCGACTCAGACGGCACCCGACTCCCCGGAAACCTGTTCTGTGTCGGATCCGGTCAGACCTTCGCATATGGTGTGCTTGACGCCAACTACCACTACGACTTGACTGAGGAGGAGGCCCTCGAGCTCGGCCGCAGAAGTATCCTTGCTGCCATGCACCGTGACGCGTACTCTGGTGGTTTCATCAACCTTTACCAtgtcaaggaagagggatgggTGCACCACGGCTTCAACGACATGAACCCGATATTCTGGAAgacgaagctggagaagggcGAGTTCTCGAATGTCACGTCGGAGTTGTAAGCGCGGGAAGTGCTGATGGGTTCTGTATGGTGGATATGATACTCTTATTTTAGGcctaagatatttattatgtGACGCTCCTTGATACAGTAATCTCAAGAGTAGTCTTGCAACCATGCCGGAAAGCACCGAGACTAGTACTACCGACATCAATGCAAGCCACCAGCCAAAGGTAACCCTACAATTGCtaaaaggaaacaaaaccATCTATCCCATAAGAACCAAATGAAAAGATCATAGTTatatgaaaaagaaaatagatacaTAATGcatacataacatacatacatccccAAGAAGCCAAACATCAAGCAACTTCATAGCGTAGA
The window above is part of the Aspergillus luchuensis IFO 4308 DNA, chromosome 8, nearly complete sequence genome. Proteins encoded here:
- a CDS encoding uncharacterized protein (COG:S;~EggNog:ENOG410PJD9;~InterPro:IPR028245,IPR027267;~PFAM:PF13805), coding for MNRSWVDWNRNLSHRRRSSLTARPRFRFSTLRGFQQPELSKKLNQVIKNENAAIGAHEKASRERVSIASQLSEWGEWTEDDAVADITDKFAVLMAEIGEQEDTFAQYLEEYRIVLKQIRDTENSVQPSRDQRAKIADEIQRLKWKEPHSHKIDTLEQELVRAEAQSLVAEAQLTNVTRSKLKEALDIHTAAVIERNEKQILLARHARRVLEQLDDTPVVPGDSPREYDRTSSTRKILEEAENDLRSWESTTVPIQSAAGELPDSTLLPTAARRATNGRASYAADTAVSDSVRDVNGSAEPSYVNGAGHERYTNGTGVEQYANGTGQERYVNGSGQERYVNGTGQERYVNGNAAERQVNGGGREQYTNGTTTGAYANGGNARYVEGVAPEEYVDRSATEEYAGRSQEQSATGVTEEQYSSRAQEPVAASAGEERYPGRPLGQVFTSAADERYATGGTEGPSVSAVEEQITPTAAQDIYSSQTGRDQVADGSVREETLKTEEEEGVRRAPDPRLSYTSRGSEAPQIISPVPVQAHPVAVPI
- the pre2 gene encoding proteasome core particle subunit beta 5 (COG:O;~EggNog:ENOG410PFGV;~InterPro:IPR029055,IPR001353,IPR000243,IPR023333;~MEROPS:MER0001516;~go_component: GO:0005839 - proteasome core complex [Evidence IEA];~go_function: GO:0004298 - threonine-type endopeptidase activity [Evidence IEA];~go_process: GO:0051603 - proteolysis involved in cellular protein catabolic process [Evidence IEA]), producing the protein MDKLVAQYSRPPHQNEFYSEQEQRDLTESLPPLSLKFNLPPVDNSRAFLRAMTDDHSNPSCPIKLAHGTTTLAFRFQGGIIVATDSRATAGNWIASQTVKKVIPVSRLSRGEDKPSNEPTPGLLGTMAGGAADCQYWLRYLSQQCTLHEIRHKRRITVAAASKILANLTYAYKGMGLSMGTMLAGMTPQEGPALYYIDSDGTRLPGNLFCVGSGQTFAYGVLDANYHYDLTEEEALELGRRSILAAMHRDAYSGGFINLYHVKEEGWVHHGFNDMNPIFWKTKLEKGEFSNVTSEL
- a CDS encoding uncharacterized protein (COG:S;~EggNog:ENOG410PM23;~InterPro:IPR013859;~PFAM:PF08549), encoding MDDPASRVPAQLLPHMHLVSRHRYPLMHMMPTDTVVEYLLSAPKIVRESQPMHWTFLDGPQDGSVMLTWQPLNQLGTNFASDGYVWADVEQAFTFEARGYLVEMWLHRSGYHPPNETLAIHCRRRYRLLPSKVPNPNVPPPDPSLWIVHYSRGPPTDHIPANRIPVMPPVQNMLAQRRFLQSQGQLARKDFMLHDRNNWPAINFPPQMAPQGFPQVPGAYPSAMVGRQQFYPPPGPGVPPPAAATPAKAARGHRASSAAVNAATADFALEDEDVSTGDAMDLLTPREISKMRYQQHHEWMEEIFASPYAINQITPVSLGLGRKGELESLTAGFFDAPVGPANGETKDANASSQAAEKMEPAKAEEFADRVAKKVADMTAEIEKLKKRHARRMEKFNRTSLLKDAELRLREAATDPAETGTETWRLEGRVVMPSEEDDSQAPQVENPTKYKVDDIVREVEKSWQRQIVPEPKISCVQKGGLLEKIEPEQKPEPQAEGDIDMENADSHFLDQLGSPSAAGAVPASSTTQEPAATTAAPAIPPTTSVPSGGVPVPPQPQPTADATQQGTSLDIDMDMGDGQATNTAAGETGDWVMVNDEKKDQPAGGDSSLPGISTPGSGIQGLTPGNGGSAGDSALDGANFDFTNMDSAGDALAAYTEQNEGLDLPGLENSAFGDAFHASDNENTHHHDADDMA
- a CDS encoding uncharacterized protein (COG:S;~EggNog:ENOG410PJD9), which encodes MCLPPLSDSLSLPKLLNLNLDSSSSRSSSPSPPPRFHDRHHHHHSSHHHHFRRRRRSNSSCSTCSDTTSSSSTTTSISIRPPPRSYHPPQPSRKPPPPPALQERERNSYRASRSKVRDVEETFIPLPPARPVRIARPWPRPRLPPPPPPVVIDVREREREFCRLPDVEAEEVECVGVFEPEEERERVEEWVVMRERGGWRRPSGGGIVSRERGRWKEVVEDEEVDEEVDRGEEDSRRKVRVEYIRAR